From the genome of Vanessa tameamea isolate UH-Manoa-2023 chromosome 16, ilVanTame1 primary haplotype, whole genome shotgun sequence, one region includes:
- the LOC113393901 gene encoding histone deacetylase HDAC1, producing the protein MAMQPHSKKRVCYYYDSDIGNYYYGQGHPMKPHRIRMTHNLLLNYGLYRKMEIYRPHKATADEMTKFHSDDYIRFLRSIRPDNMSEYNKQMQRFNVGEDCPVFDGLYEFCQLSAGGSVAAAVKLNKQASEICINWGGGLHHAKKSEASGFCYVNDIVLGILELLKYHQRVLYIDIDVHHGDGVEEAFYTTDRVMTVSFHKYGEYFPGTGDLRDIGAGKGKYYAVNIPLRDGMDDDSYESIFVPIISKVMETFQPSAVVLQCGADSLTGDRLGCFNLTVRGHGRCVELVKRFGLPFLLVGGGGYTIRNVSRCWTYETSVALGVEIANELPYNDYFEYFGPDFKLHISPSNMSNQNTPEYLEKIKNRLFENLRMLPHAPGVQVQAIPEDAVNDESEDEDKVDKDERLPQSEKDKRITGDGELSDSEDEGEGRRDNRSYRAPQRKRPRLDKDATPAKDDAKAEDTKDDVKNISNMEEPKKEVPPNA; encoded by the exons ATGGCTATGCAACCACATAGTAAAAAAAGAGTGTGCTATTACTATGATA gtgaCATCGGAAATTATTACTATGGGCAAGGCCATCCCATGAAACCTCATCGTATACGTATGACTCacaatttgcttttaaattatgGACTTTATAGGAAGATggaaatatat AGACCACATAAGGCTACAGCTGACGAAATGACTAAGTTCCACTCAGATGATTATATTCGGTTTCTAAGATCGATCAGACCAGACAACATGTctgaatataataaacaaatgcaaagat TTAATGTTGGTGAGGACTGTCCTGTGTTTGATGGTTTATATGAATTCTGTCAGCTCTCAGCCGGTGGTTCGGTAGCCGCagcagtaaaattaaataaacag GCTTCAGAAATATGTATCAATTGGGGTGGTGGACTCCATCATGCTAAGAAATCAGAAGCATCAGGGTTCTGTTATGTAAATGACATTGTTCTTGGAATTTTGGAACTATTGAAATACCACcaaagagttttatatattgatattgatgTACATCATGGTGATGGTGTGGAGGAGGCGTTCTACACTACAGACAGAGTTATGACAGTCTCATTTCACAAGTATGGAGAATATTTCCCAGGGACAG GTGACCTACGGGACATTGGGGCTGGCAAAGGAAAATACTATGCAGTGAACATACCTCTACGGGATGGAATGGATGATGATTCATATGAGTCTATCTTTGTGCCCATAATATCTAAGGTCATGGAAACTTTCCAGCCCAGTGCAGTAGTGTTGCAGTGTGGAGCAGATTCACTAACAG gtGACCGATTGGGTTGCTTCAATTTAACTGTTCGTGGACATGGACGATGTGTAGAGCTGGTGAAGAGATTTGGACTTCCTTTCCTACTTGTTGGAGGCGGAGG atatacaaTCCGCAATGTTTCCCGCTGCTGGACTTATGAGACTTCAGTTGCACTTGGAGTAGAAATAGCAAATGAATTGCCTTACAATGACTACTTTGAATACTTTGGACCTGATTTCAAACTACACATATCTCCAAGTAACATGTCTAATCAAAACACACCCgaatatttggaaaaaattaaaaatagactgTTTGAAAATTTACGAATGTTACCGCATGCACCAGGAGTacag GTACAAGCCATTCCAGAAGATGCTGTAAATGATGAGTCTGAAGATGAAGATAAGGTTGACAAAGATGAAAGACTTCCCCAAAGTGAAAAG GACAAACGTATAACCGGCGACGGCGAGCTGTCTGACTCCGAGGACGAGGGCGAGGGGCGGCGCGACAACCGCTCATACCGCGCGCCGCAGCGTAAGCGCCCGCGCCTCGACAAGGACGCCACGCCCGCCAAGGACGACGCCAAAG CTGAAGACACAAAAGACGATGTAAAGAATATAAGCAATATGGAAGAACCAAAGAAAGAGGTGCCGCCGAATGCCTGA